One genomic window of Osmia bicornis bicornis chromosome 3, iOsmBic2.1, whole genome shotgun sequence includes the following:
- the LOC123987703 gene encoding odorant receptor 49b-like — MNFHRIYEFLLINILIYSYYIYLGVMEHITHNSNRHLGNSKRLLITAVVIHRRVMKYLDIFENIVSVSYMLLLLLTIITQSINIFFLAQTIFKLEANGDAMLCLSCTFSEMIYLFYMTYIWQQCLSTFDNLTLQIYNTNWYETSLSTQKFVLFVMMKASEDLRLKLFIVFKPSLEGFMQILKMSISYFTVMASIEERHQ, encoded by the exons atgaaTTTTCACAGAATATATGAGTTTCTATTGATAAATATCTTAATTTACAGCTATTACATTTATCTAGGTGTCATGGAACATATTACTCACAATTCAAACAGACATTTAGGTAACAGTAAGAGACTCTTAATAACAGCTGTAGTTATCCACAGAAGAGTAATGAA GTATTtggacatttttgaaaatattgtgTCAGTATCGTACATGTTACTTCTTCTATTAACTATCATTACCCAAAGCATTAACATATTTTTT CTGGCTCAAaccatttttaaattagagGCAAATGGAGATGCAATGTTGTGTTTGTCATGTACATTTAGCGAAATGATATATCTTTTTTACATGACCTACATATGGCAACAATGTTTAAGTACTTTTGACAACCTTACATTgcagat ATACAATACCAATTGGTACGAGACTTCTTTATCTACGCAAAAATTTGTGTTGTTCGTTATGATGAAAGCATCCGAAGACCTTCGCTTGAAATTATTCATCGTCTTTAAACCATCCCTCGAAGGTTTCATGCAG atattaaaaatgtccaTCTCCTATTTCACGGTAATGGCTTCGATAGAAGAACGACACCAGTAG
- the LOC114882292 gene encoding uncharacterized protein LOC114882292 isoform X2: MDQLQDYYKQTIFLLSAIGLWPYQNKYFRSIYNIFIFFIYVSFLGAQITAIMNTRHTILDLLRYIFYVSVFMGSLLKYATHYFHADKIKQLMDEVKRDWSTENDEMLEIMRNFANSGKRYAFYFASFVGIGFDTYNSILDAVAPLNYTRPYVIPAVYFIDEKKYRFLILIYHSFIYLVCIYAFVGAESLVIMWLHHFSALYVLVSYYIYQCVMEHITHNSNRHLDNSKRLLITAVVIHRRVMKYLDIFENILSLSYVFLLLLATISQSINLFILSQTIFKLEANSDTVVCFVGVFTELIYIFYMTYVVQQYVNIYENVSLQIYNTNWYEASLSMQKFLLFVMMKTSDERIFTLFIFVKPTLEGFVQVLKMCISYFMVMASIEGRHK; encoded by the exons ATGGATCAACTACAAGATTATTATAAACAGACTATATTCTTGTTATCAGCGATAGGTCTGTGGCCATACCAGAATAAATACTTCCGATCGATATATAATATCTTCATCTTCTTCATTTATGTTTCGTTCTTGGGTGCTCAG ATAACCGCTATTATGAACACAAGACATACTATCCTTGATTTGCTGAGGTATATCTTTTACGTATCAGTGTTTATGGGTTCGTTACTGAAATACGCTACACATTACTTTCATGCCGACAAA ATTAAACAGCTGATGGATGAAGTGAAACGCGACTGGAGTACAGAAAATGATGAAATGCTTGAAATTATGAGAAATTTTGCTAATTCGGGAAAACGTTACGCCTTCTATTTCGCGT CTTTCGTAGGCATAGGATTCGACACGTACAATTCTATTTTGGATGCAGTCGCACCATTAAATTATACTCGTCCGTACGTTATACCAGCAGTATACTTCATTGACGAAAAGAAGTATCGTTTTTTGATCCTCATATATCATTCTTTTATATACCTTGTATGCATATATGCGTTTGTTGGGGCAGAGTCATTGGTTATTATGTGGCTGCATCATTTCAGTGCTTTATATGTACTCGTCAG CTATTACATTTATCAATGTGTCATGGAACATATTACTCACAATTCAAACAGACATTTAGATAACAGTAAGAGACTCTTAATAACAGCTGTAGTTATTCACAGAAGAGTAATGAA GTATTtggacatttttgaaaatattctgtCATTATCGtacgtgtttcttcttctattaGCTACCATTAGCCAAAGCATTAACTTATTTATT CTGTCTCAAaccatttttaaattagagGCAAATAGCGATACAGTGGTGTGTTTTGTAGGTGTATTTACCGAactgatatatattttttacatgACCTACGTGGTGCAacaatatgtaaatatttatgaaaacgTTAGTTTGCAGAT ATACAACACCAATTGGTACGAGGCTTCTTTGTCTATGCAAAAATTCTTGTTGTTCGTTATGATGAAAACATCCGACGAGCGTATTTTCACCTTATTCATCTTCGTTAAACCAACCCTCGAAGGTTTCGTGCAG GTTTTAAAAATGTGCATCTCCTATTTCATGGTAATGGCTTCTATAGAAGGACGACACAAATAG
- the LOC114877800 gene encoding uncharacterized protein LOC114877800 has translation MLFIDRFVYTRTFHKKLLLLFGFWPSSYPRLQRLQISFFYLLFAISIILQLATIFSSDCNFDCITRVLSLLLPNIIGGTKFIYSHIYKTTVQKLFMRIEIDWEFLKDDEEAIEILREYTRNISMLLICVIAFLCCSFSSGIVLVFIVMSPKEISDDCTEFSSRLLHLERNMYNSLDFMLVIGFTDCVFVIISEISNGFISEHVCGLFRIVGHHLRRASDVNAKLPLNERNDKIRSKIIHAVRVHVRATKLMNTFWNSFGTNYVVILLCGTASISLHMINLMEDVRQALNVGTVMTSVIPMLYMYIYLLIANHFGQRVIDHSVDIFHDAYNSRWYEIPVDIQKLYLFILQRSIKSSAYIIPGAFISSHEFITTIVKVSFSCFTVLCSLQK, from the exons ATGTTGTTCATCGACAGATTTGTCTATACTCGTACTTTTCACAAGAAACTGCTTCTACTTTTTGGTTTTTGGCCAAGTTCCTATCCGCGGCTTCAAAGACTACAGATTTCTTTCTTCTATCTTCTGTTTGCTATTAGCATCATTTTGCAG TTGGCAACTATTTTCTCGTCCGACTGCAATTTTGACTGCATCACACGTGTATTGTCGCTGCTTCTTCCGAACATAATAGGTGGCACTAAATTCATCTACAGTCATATTTACAAAACAACC gtgcaaaaattatttatgagGATTGAGATTGACTGGGAATTTTTGAAGGATGACGAAGAAGCTATTGAGATTCTGCGAGAGTATACAAGAAACATATCTATGCTTCTGATATGTGTGATtg CATTTTTGTGTTGTAGTTTTTCAAGCGGTATAGTACTGGTTTTCATAGTAATGTCCCCGAAGGAAATATCCGATGATTGCACGGAATTTTCGTCACGTTTGCTCCATTTGGAAAGGAATATGTATAATTCTCTTGATTTTATGTTAGTGATCGGATTCACAGATTGTGTTTTCGTTATAATCAGTGAAATCTCTAATGGGTTTATATCGGAACACGTGTGTGGGCTGTTCAGAATCGTAGG ACATCATTTACGACGCGCAAGTGATGTGAATGCAAAGCTTCCGCTTAATGAGAGAAACGACAAGATTCGTTCGAAAATAATACATGCTGTGCGTGTTCATGTGAGAGCAACAAA GCTTATGAACACTTTCTGGAACTCGTTTGGAACAAATTACGTAGTGATTTTGCTTTGTGGTACCGCTTCAATAAGCTTACATATGATAAAC CTGATGGAAGATGTAAGACAAGCTCTCAATGTGGGAACGGTAATGACATCAGTCATTCCCAtgttatatatgtacatttatttgttaatcGCGAATCATTTTGGGCAAAGAGTGATCGATCACAGCGTGGATATTTTTCATGACGC atACAATTCTCGATGGTACGAAATTCCTGTcgatattcaaaaattatatttgttcATTCTACAACGAAGTATAAAGAGTTCCGCGTACATTATACCTGGTGCATTCATATCATCGCACGAATTTATAACCACG ATCGTAAAAGTGTCGTTCTCCTGTTTCACCGTGTTATGTTCGTTGCAAAAATAA
- the LOC114877798 gene encoding odorant receptor 49b-like isoform X1: protein MDQLQLYYKHTIFLLSATGLWPYQNKYIRSVYNIFIMVVFLFCLGAQITALTNTEHTLHDWLRNILFISAIAGFLVKYGTYYIHADKIKQLMEEVKRDWRIHNDEPLEILRNFANSGKRYSFYFALIGFTLIFVVMGFETCNSILDAVAPLNYTRPYVIHAVYFIDERKYRFLILIHQYFTFLIYTCVFVGIDSLIILWLHHFAALYVLVSYYIYQGVMEHITHNSNRHLGNSKRLLITAVVIHSRVMKYLDIFGNIVSVSYMLLVLLTIITQSINIFILAQTIFKLEANGDAMLCLSCTFCEIIYFFYLTYIWQQCLSTFDNLTLQIYNTNWYEASLSTQKFLLFVMMKTSEDLRLKLFIVFKPSLEGFMQILKVCFSYFTVMATIEERHQ from the exons ATGGATCAACTACAACTTTATTATAAACATACTATATTCCTCTTATCAGCAACAGGTCTATGGCCATATCAGAATAAATACATCCGATCGGTTTACAATATCTTCATCATGGTCGTTTTTCTGTTTTGCTTGGGTGCTCAG ATAACCGCTCTTACCAACACAGAACATACCCTCCATGATTGGCTGcggaatattttattcatatcAGCGATTGCTGGTTTTCTAGTGAAATATGGTACATATTACATTCACGCCGACAAA ATAAAACAGCTGATGGAGGAAGTGAAACGCGATTGGAGAATACACAATGATGAACCGCTTGAAATTCTAAGAAATTTCGCTAATTCGGGAAAGCGTTACTCCTTCTATTTCGCGT TGATTGGTTTTACACTAATCTTCGTAGTCATGGGATTTGAGACGTGCAATTCTATTTTGGATGCAGTCGCACCGTTAAATTATACTCGTCCGTACGTTATACATGCAGTATACTTCATTGACGAAAGGAAGTATCGTTTTTTGATCCTAATAcatcagtattttacattcCTGATATATACATGTGTATTTGTTGGGATAGATTCATTGATTATTTTGTGGTTGCATCATTTCGCTGCTTTATATGTACTTGTCAG CTATTACATTTATCAAGGTGTCATGGAACATATTACTCACAATTCAAACAGACATTTAGGTAACAGTAAGAGACTCTTAATAACAGCTGTAGTTATCCACAGCAGAGTAATGAA GTATTTGGACATTTTTGGAAATATTGTGTCAGTATCGTACATGTTACTTGTTCTATTAACTATCATTACCCAAAGCattaacatatttatt CTGGCTCAAaccatttttaaattagagGCAAATGGAGATGCAATGTTGTGTTTGTCATGTACATTTTGcgaaattatatattttttttacttgaCCTACATATGGCAACAATGTTTAAGTACTTTTGACAACCTTACATTgcagat ATACAATACCAATTGGTACGAGGCTTCTTTGTCTACGCAAAAATTTCTGTTGTTCGTTATGATGAAAACATCCGAAGAC
- the LOC114882292 gene encoding uncharacterized protein LOC114882292 isoform X3 codes for MLDLLKNIFYMSVCMGSLLKYGTHYFHADRIKQLMDEVKRDWSTENDEMLEIMRNFANSGKRYAFYFALMPFTIAFVGIGFDTYNSILDAVAPLNYTRPYVIPAVYFIDEKKYRFLILIYHSFIYLVCIYAFVGAESLVIMWLHHFSALYVLVSYYIYQCVMEHITHNSNRHLDNSKRLLITAVVIHRRVMKYLDIFENILSLSYVFLLLLATISQSINLFILSQTIFKLEANSDTVVCFVGVFTELIYIFYMTYVVQQYVNIYENVSLQIYNTNWYEASLSMQKFLLFVMMKTSDERIFTLFIFVKPTLEGFVQVLKMCISYFMVMASIEGRHK; via the exons ATGCTTGATTTGCTGAAGAATATCTTTTACATGTCAGTGTGTATGGGTTCACTACTGAAATACGGTACACATTACTTTCATGCCGACAGA ATTAAACAGCTGATGGATGAAGTGAAACGCGACTGGAGTACAGAAAATGATGAAATGCTTGAAATTATGAGAAATTTTGCTAATTCGGGAAAACGTTACGCCTTCTATTTCGCGT TGATGCCTTTTACAATAGCTTTCGTAGGCATAGGATTCGACACGTACAATTCTATTTTGGATGCAGTCGCACCATTAAATTATACTCGTCCGTACGTTATACCAGCAGTATACTTCATTGACGAAAAGAAGTATCGTTTTTTGATCCTCATATATCATTCTTTTATATACCTTGTATGCATATATGCGTTTGTTGGGGCAGAGTCATTGGTTATTATGTGGCTGCATCATTTCAGTGCTTTATATGTACTCGTCAG CTATTACATTTATCAATGTGTCATGGAACATATTACTCACAATTCAAACAGACATTTAGATAACAGTAAGAGACTCTTAATAACAGCTGTAGTTATTCACAGAAGAGTAATGAA GTATTtggacatttttgaaaatattctgtCATTATCGtacgtgtttcttcttctattaGCTACCATTAGCCAAAGCATTAACTTATTTATT CTGTCTCAAaccatttttaaattagagGCAAATAGCGATACAGTGGTGTGTTTTGTAGGTGTATTTACCGAactgatatatattttttacatgACCTACGTGGTGCAacaatatgtaaatatttatgaaaacgTTAGTTTGCAGAT ATACAACACCAATTGGTACGAGGCTTCTTTGTCTATGCAAAAATTCTTGTTGTTCGTTATGATGAAAACATCCGACGAGCGTATTTTCACCTTATTCATCTTCGTTAAACCAACCCTCGAAGGTTTCGTGCAG GTTTTAAAAATGTGCATCTCCTATTTCATGGTAATGGCTTCTATAGAAGGACGACACAAATAG
- the LOC114882292 gene encoding uncharacterized protein LOC114882292 isoform X1 yields MDQLQDYYKQTIFLLSAIGLWPYQNKYFRSIYNIFIFFIYVSFLGAQITAIMNTRHTILDLLRYIFYVSVFMGSLLKYATHYFHADKIKQLMDEVKRDWSTENDEMLEIMRNFANSGKRYAFYFALMPFTIAFVGIGFDTYNSILDAVAPLNYTRPYVIPAVYFIDEKKYRFLILIYHSFIYLVCIYAFVGAESLVIMWLHHFSALYVLVSYYIYQCVMEHITHNSNRHLDNSKRLLITAVVIHRRVMKYLDIFENILSLSYVFLLLLATISQSINLFILSQTIFKLEANSDTVVCFVGVFTELIYIFYMTYVVQQYVNIYENVSLQIYNTNWYEASLSMQKFLLFVMMKTSDERIFTLFIFVKPTLEGFVQVLKMCISYFMVMASIEGRHK; encoded by the exons ATGGATCAACTACAAGATTATTATAAACAGACTATATTCTTGTTATCAGCGATAGGTCTGTGGCCATACCAGAATAAATACTTCCGATCGATATATAATATCTTCATCTTCTTCATTTATGTTTCGTTCTTGGGTGCTCAG ATAACCGCTATTATGAACACAAGACATACTATCCTTGATTTGCTGAGGTATATCTTTTACGTATCAGTGTTTATGGGTTCGTTACTGAAATACGCTACACATTACTTTCATGCCGACAAA ATTAAACAGCTGATGGATGAAGTGAAACGCGACTGGAGTACAGAAAATGATGAAATGCTTGAAATTATGAGAAATTTTGCTAATTCGGGAAAACGTTACGCCTTCTATTTCGCGT TGATGCCTTTTACAATAGCTTTCGTAGGCATAGGATTCGACACGTACAATTCTATTTTGGATGCAGTCGCACCATTAAATTATACTCGTCCGTACGTTATACCAGCAGTATACTTCATTGACGAAAAGAAGTATCGTTTTTTGATCCTCATATATCATTCTTTTATATACCTTGTATGCATATATGCGTTTGTTGGGGCAGAGTCATTGGTTATTATGTGGCTGCATCATTTCAGTGCTTTATATGTACTCGTCAG CTATTACATTTATCAATGTGTCATGGAACATATTACTCACAATTCAAACAGACATTTAGATAACAGTAAGAGACTCTTAATAACAGCTGTAGTTATTCACAGAAGAGTAATGAA GTATTtggacatttttgaaaatattctgtCATTATCGtacgtgtttcttcttctattaGCTACCATTAGCCAAAGCATTAACTTATTTATT CTGTCTCAAaccatttttaaattagagGCAAATAGCGATACAGTGGTGTGTTTTGTAGGTGTATTTACCGAactgatatatattttttacatgACCTACGTGGTGCAacaatatgtaaatatttatgaaaacgTTAGTTTGCAGAT ATACAACACCAATTGGTACGAGGCTTCTTTGTCTATGCAAAAATTCTTGTTGTTCGTTATGATGAAAACATCCGACGAGCGTATTTTCACCTTATTCATCTTCGTTAAACCAACCCTCGAAGGTTTCGTGCAG GTTTTAAAAATGTGCATCTCCTATTTCATGGTAATGGCTTCTATAGAAGGACGACACAAATAG
- the LOC114877798 gene encoding odorant receptor 49b-like isoform X2, which yields MDQLQVYYKHTIFLLSATGLWPYQNKYIRSVYNIFIMVVYLFCLAAQITALTNTEHTLHDWLRNILFISAIAGFLVKYGTYYIHADKIKQLMEEVKRDWRIHNDEPLEILRNFANSGKRYSFYFALIGFTLIFVVMGFETCNSILDAVAPLNYTRPYVIHAVYFIDERKYRFLILIHQYFTFLIYTCVFVGIDSLIILWLHHFAALYVLVSYYIYQGVMEHITHNSNRHLGNSKRLLITAVVIHSRVMKYLDIFGNIVSVSYMLLVLLTIITQSINIFILAQTIFKLEANGDAMLCLSCTFCEIIYFFYLTYIWQQCLSTFDNLTLQIYNTNWYEASLSTQKFLLFVMMKTSEDLRLKLFIVFKPSLEGFMQILKVCFSYFTVMATIEERHQ from the exons ATGGATCAACTACAAGTTTATTATAAACATACTATATTCCTCTTATCAGCAACAGGTCTATGGCCATATCAGAATAAATACATCCGATCGGTTTACAATATCTTCATCATGGTCGTTTATCTGTTTTGTTTGGCTGCTCAG ATAACCGCTCTTACCAACACAGAACATACCCTCCATGATTGGCTGcggaatattttattcatatcAGCGATTGCTGGTTTTCTAGTGAAATATGGTACATATTACATTCACGCCGACAAA ATAAAACAGCTGATGGAGGAAGTGAAACGCGATTGGAGAATACACAATGATGAACCGCTTGAAATTCTAAGAAATTTCGCTAATTCGGGAAAGCGTTACTCCTTCTATTTCGCGT TGATTGGTTTTACACTAATCTTCGTAGTCATGGGATTTGAGACGTGCAATTCTATTTTGGATGCAGTCGCACCGTTAAATTATACTCGTCCGTACGTTATACATGCAGTATACTTCATTGACGAAAGGAAGTATCGTTTTTTGATCCTAATAcatcagtattttacattcCTGATATATACATGTGTATTTGTTGGGATAGATTCATTGATTATTTTGTGGTTGCATCATTTCGCTGCTTTATATGTACTTGTCAG CTATTACATTTATCAAGGTGTCATGGAACATATTACTCACAATTCAAACAGACATTTAGGTAACAGTAAGAGACTCTTAATAACAGCTGTAGTTATCCACAGCAGAGTAATGAA GTATTTGGACATTTTTGGAAATATTGTGTCAGTATCGTACATGTTACTTGTTCTATTAACTATCATTACCCAAAGCattaacatatttatt CTGGCTCAAaccatttttaaattagagGCAAATGGAGATGCAATGTTGTGTTTGTCATGTACATTTTGcgaaattatatattttttttacttgaCCTACATATGGCAACAATGTTTAAGTACTTTTGACAACCTTACATTgcagat ATACAATACCAATTGGTACGAGGCTTCTTTGTCTACGCAAAAATTTCTGTTGTTCGTTATGATGAAAACATCCGAAGAC